In Deinobacterium chartae, the genomic stretch ACGCGACCACGCGGCCGTCATTGGGATAGGCCACAAAGATGTCGGGCGGCGCAGCCAGGGCGCCGGACGCGGCGAGGAACAGCGACAGGATCAGCGGACGCAGCATACATGACCTCCTTTGAAACAGCGGGATCCACAGAGTATTCAAGCTGAGGTTGCGCTGCACCATACCCGCGCCCGCCGTGCTGAGCCATGAACTTTTCCGCAAGCTGCGCTGCCGCGTGTTATTAAGATGAGGTCAACACGATCCGGCAAAACCGTAAGCGTCTCTCTTGCCCTCAGCAGCTTGTTACCCCAAGCTGGAACTCACCCGTCCAGCGCACGGACGGTGCAGAGCATTCCCTGACTTTCCGGAGGATCCATGACCACGTCCGAACGCCGCCTGGCACCGGTACTGATCATCGCCGGCTCGCGCACCATCGACGACTATGCTCAGGTGGTGGCGGCCGTCAACGAGAGCGGCTTTGTATTCAGCGAAATTGTTTCGGGCGGAGACCGCGGCGTCGACCGCCTCGGCGAGCGTTACGCGCTCGAGCGCGACATCCGCTACCGCCGGTTCTCGGCCTCGTGGCTGCAGGGCCGGGCTGGGGTGATGGCCCGCAACGAAGAGATGGTGCGCTACGCCCTCGAGCGTGGCGGAGCCCTGGTGATGGTCTGGGACGGCCGCAGCGAGGGTAGCGCGCACCTGCTCGAGGTGGC encodes the following:
- a CDS encoding SLOG family protein gives rise to the protein MTTSERRLAPVLIIAGSRTIDDYAQVVAAVNESGFVFSEIVSGGDRGVDRLGERYALERDIRYRRFSASWLQGRAGVMARNEEMVRYALERGGALVMVWDGRSEGSAHLLEVARAADLPVYEKRVVPEPS